The Ferviditalea candida genome includes the window GTATGCAGCACAACGCCCGTCCCGTTGATCACCCGTCGCAGGCGAGGAGAAAGAAGCGCCGTCATTTTATCCTGAAGCTCCTCGCTCAACCGCTCCGAAGTTTGCTGCGCACTGCCGATTTCCACCGTGCCGCGCAAAATTCCTTCACGCCATTCGTCAATCAATTCCTGGGCCAATGTGACTGTCAATTCGTAGGGGATGCCTGCATTTTCGGCAAAGGACCGGACTTGCGGATGGTTGACCAATTTGTGCACCGCCGGCAAAGCGCGAAACATCGGCTGCAGCGCGCCGCTCATTTTTTTCAATTGCGCCCCCCCCAAAAATTCATTCGTTTTTCAACCATACCCGCTGCTCCCCGACTCTTTTCGTGAACCGCAGCTGATCGAGCAATTCCAAATATAAAACAAGGTTTTTCCGCGTGGTATCCAATATGGCTTTTGCCTCTTGAACGGTAAAGGGCTGTCCGTTTGTAAAACGATATAATGCGTCTAATTGCTTATCATGCGTTCGATGGTGGATCAGCTGCTTGTCGTCAAGCGTGTAAGCCCTTTCGGTTTGCAATAAATGGCGCCTTGCCTCTTGCAGAAGGTATTCCGGAACCTTCTCCCCGGAAAAATACTCGTCGAATGGTTTGACCTTCAGCCCATCCGCTTCCATCCGTTGCACCGCCCTTTCGAACTGTTGTTCCCACTGCCGTGGGAAATGGGGTTCAAATGAGGCGAGCGAAATAAACTGCTTTTCCCTCTTTAATCCGCCGCAGCCAACCTCCCGTTCGACAACAGCCTCAATCAACAAGACGGGTACGCCTTTAAGCGCTTGCGCGCATTCGGCTTTATTCATGCCCGAGCGGAGCGGATAGGATTCGTGATATTTCTGTAAAATTCTGTGGATTTCCTGCCTGACTTTTTCGTAAGCCTTTGAAGAAGTGAATACGTCGGACTCCACAGTGATGACCTGAAGGTTTTGGAGCAAGCGGGACAAGGTTTCCTCCAAGGTTTCCGGATCAAAGGAAGCGGTTTGCAGCAGTTCGTTTTTGGATAACAAATAGCGCTCGTTCAAAGCGTCGAGCAGCCGGTCATCCTGGCTTCCGCGCCGTTTTCTCTCCAGCTTGCGGATCGTTTCCTCGCCAAATCGAAGCTTTTTGCTGAACGGATCGATGATCCATCCTCCGCCGATTGTTTCGACGGGAGAAGGACGGCGCAGCACGATTCGGTCTCCGCGTCTGGCAACCACCGGATCCTCCAGACGAATTTGGCAGAGGACCTCTTCGTCTCCGTTTAATTCCTTGCGGTCCAACAGCACAATTTTGCCCATGACCTCGGATGTGCCGCAATAAAATTTGACAGGCGCGCGCTGTTTTACAGGGTATTTCAAATCCTTGACCGTTTGC containing:
- the selB gene encoding selenocysteine-specific translation elongation factor is translated as MNPRFYTIGMSGHIDHGKTTLTKALTNIDTDRLKEEIERKISIELGYASFLLGEYETTIVDVPGHEKFIRQMIAGVAGIDLVILVIAADEGVMPQTKEHLEILSFLGLEHGIIAVTKIDRVDQDFIELIRDDIRSAVNRTIFENADVVLVDSISGNGLEELKSAIARNLRNIQQREAKGAFRLPIDQVFTIQGQGTIVRGTIYEGTIKKGDPLLLLPHQITVKARQLQVHNREKDMAIAGQRVAINLGGAVKEAVKRGDVLVSSDHYSLSKAIEVSLQTVKDLKYPVKQRAPVKFYCGTSEVMGKIVLLDRKELNGDEEVLCQIRLEDPVVARRGDRIVLRRPSPVETIGGGWIIDPFSKKLRFGEETIRKLERKRRGSQDDRLLDALNERYLLSKNELLQTASFDPETLEETLSRLLQNLQVITVESDVFTSSKAYEKVRQEIHRILQKYHESYPLRSGMNKAECAQALKGVPVLLIEAVVEREVGCGGLKREKQFISLASFEPHFPRQWEQQFERAVQRMEADGLKVKPFDEYFSGEKVPEYLLQEARRHLLQTERAYTLDDKQLIHHRTHDKQLDALYRFTNGQPFTVQEAKAILDTTRKNLVLYLELLDQLRFTKRVGEQRVWLKNE